A single genomic interval of Mycolicibacterium holsaticum DSM 44478 = JCM 12374 harbors:
- the marP gene encoding acid resistance serine protease MarP, translating to MTSSQWLDLVVLAVAFIAGISGWRSGALGSLLSFLGVVLGAVAGVLLAPHLVANIDGPRTKLFVTLFLILALVVVGEIAGVVLGRAVRGAIRNGGLRAIDSLIGVGLQIVAVLVAAWMLTYPLQSSDQPNLAAAVRGSQVLKEVNDVAPDWLRSVPTRLSALLDTSGLPDVLQPFGRTPIVAVDAPDAALAVDPVVATSRPSVVKIRGVAPGCQKVLEGSGFVVGPDRVMSNAHVVAGSDSVTIEADGQTYDAYVVSYDPEADISILDVPNLPSQPLQFAETPASTGTDAVVMGYPGGGDFVATPARVREIIELSGPDIYRTNTVEREVYTIRGTVRQGNSGGPMIDRDGDVLGVVFGAAVDDADTGFVLTADEVSRQLTKIGNTQRVPTGTCIS from the coding sequence ATGACTTCGTCGCAGTGGCTCGACCTTGTTGTCCTCGCCGTCGCCTTCATCGCCGGCATCTCGGGATGGCGCTCGGGCGCGCTGGGTTCGCTGCTGTCATTCCTCGGCGTGGTGCTCGGCGCGGTGGCCGGTGTGCTGCTGGCCCCGCACCTGGTCGCCAACATCGACGGACCCCGCACCAAGCTGTTCGTGACGTTGTTCTTGATCCTGGCCCTGGTGGTCGTCGGCGAGATCGCCGGCGTGGTGCTGGGCCGCGCGGTGCGCGGCGCCATCCGCAACGGTGGGCTGCGGGCCATCGACTCCCTCATCGGGGTCGGGTTGCAGATCGTCGCCGTGTTGGTCGCCGCGTGGATGCTGACCTACCCGCTGCAGTCCTCGGATCAGCCGAACCTGGCCGCCGCGGTGCGCGGCTCGCAGGTGCTCAAGGAGGTCAACGACGTCGCGCCGGACTGGCTGCGCTCGGTGCCGACCCGGTTGTCGGCGCTGTTGGACACCTCCGGCCTGCCCGACGTGCTGCAGCCGTTCGGGCGCACCCCGATCGTGGCCGTCGACGCCCCCGACGCCGCCCTGGCCGTCGACCCGGTCGTGGCAACCTCGCGGCCCAGCGTGGTGAAGATCCGCGGGGTGGCACCCGGCTGCCAGAAGGTGTTGGAAGGCAGCGGGTTTGTGGTGGGACCCGACCGGGTGATGTCGAACGCGCACGTGGTGGCCGGCTCCGACAGCGTCACCATCGAGGCCGACGGCCAGACCTACGACGCCTACGTGGTGTCCTACGACCCCGAGGCCGACATCTCGATCCTCGACGTGCCCAACCTGCCGTCGCAACCGCTGCAGTTCGCCGAGACACCCGCGTCGACCGGAACCGACGCCGTCGTGATGGGCTATCCCGGCGGCGGGGATTTCGTCGCGACCCCCGCCCGGGTCCGGGAGATCATCGAGCTCAGCGGACCCGACATCTACCGCACCAACACCGTAGAGCGTGAGGTGTACACCATTAGAGGCACTGTGCGCCAAGGTAATTCAGGCGGTCCGATGATCGACCGCGACGGCGACGTGCTGGGTGTGGTATTCGGCGCCGCTGTGGACGACGCGGACACCGGGTTCGTGCTGACCGCCGACGAGGTGTCGCGTCAACTCACCAAGATCGGCAACACCCAACGCGTGCCCACCGGCACCTGCATCAGCTAG
- a CDS encoding phage holin family protein, whose product MSVSDRSRNGAPTTVTSIPLVDPHAAKADPSIGDLVRDATTQVSTLVRAEVELAKAEITRDVKKGLTGSVYFVLALVVLFYSTFFFFFFVAELLDTWIWRWAAFLIVFGIMVVVTAVFALLGYLKVRRIRGPQQTIESVKEIPEALTPGHDKAKTIAAGDGKPASTTDPSGW is encoded by the coding sequence CTGTCCGTGAGCGATCGCAGCAGGAATGGCGCGCCGACCACCGTGACGTCGATACCACTGGTCGATCCGCACGCCGCCAAGGCCGACCCGTCCATCGGTGACCTGGTCAGGGATGCGACCACGCAGGTCTCGACCCTGGTACGCGCGGAAGTGGAGTTGGCCAAGGCCGAGATCACTCGTGACGTCAAGAAGGGGCTCACCGGCAGCGTCTACTTCGTCCTGGCGCTGGTGGTGTTGTTCTACTCCACGTTCTTCTTCTTCTTTTTCGTCGCCGAACTGCTCGACACCTGGATCTGGCGCTGGGCGGCGTTCCTGATCGTGTTCGGCATCATGGTCGTGGTCACCGCGGTGTTCGCGCTGCTGGGTTACCTCAAGGTGCGTCGCATCCGTGGCCCGCAGCAGACCATCGAATCGGTGAAGGAGATCCCCGAGGCGCTGACCCCCGGCCACGACAAGGCCAAGACGATCGCCGCCGGTGACGGCAAGCCGGCGTCGACCACCGATCCATCAGGCTGGTAA
- a CDS encoding oxidoreductase, with protein sequence MTASANPLAPLVELPGVAQACEEARDALGRAHRHRFNLRGWPATAAESALRGARASSVLDGGSLQLAGGDELDPVLAGALRVSEALEGGETALVGVWRRAPLQAIARLHALAAADLVDDDHLGRPRTDPDVGHRLTLLADIVTGDAGRAVPAPVLAAVAHGELLTLAPFGSADGVVARAVSRLVTMSSGLDPHGLGVPEVYLMRQSGDYTAAARGFSSGTRDGLTSWLLLSCRALHAGAREALSIAQAMGSQPSQGPRASRGQNEAGGAPK encoded by the coding sequence GTGACCGCTTCAGCCAACCCGTTGGCCCCGCTGGTCGAACTGCCCGGAGTTGCGCAAGCCTGCGAGGAAGCGCGCGACGCGCTGGGCCGTGCGCACCGGCACCGCTTCAACTTGCGCGGCTGGCCGGCGACTGCCGCGGAGTCCGCGCTGCGCGGCGCGCGGGCGTCGTCGGTTTTGGACGGCGGCTCGTTGCAGTTGGCCGGCGGCGACGAGCTCGACCCGGTGCTCGCGGGCGCGCTGCGGGTGTCGGAGGCGCTCGAGGGCGGCGAGACCGCGCTGGTGGGGGTGTGGCGGCGCGCCCCGTTGCAGGCCATCGCCCGGCTGCATGCGCTGGCGGCCGCGGACCTCGTCGACGACGACCACCTGGGCCGCCCGCGCACCGACCCCGACGTCGGGCACCGGCTCACGCTGCTGGCCGACATCGTCACGGGCGACGCCGGGCGGGCCGTGCCCGCGCCGGTCCTGGCCGCCGTCGCGCACGGTGAACTGCTCACGCTCGCACCGTTCGGCAGCGCCGACGGTGTGGTGGCCAGGGCGGTGTCGCGGCTGGTGACGATGTCCAGCGGGCTCGACCCGCACGGCCTGGGGGTGCCGGAGGTCTATCTGATGCGGCAGTCCGGGGACTACACCGCCGCGGCGCGCGGCTTCTCGTCGGGTACGCGCGACGGTTTGACGTCGTGGTTGCTGCTGAGTTGCCGGGCGCTGCACGCCGGTGCGCGCGAAGCGTTGTCGATCGCGCAAGCCATGGGTTCGCAGCCGTCCCAGGGCCCACGCGCGAGCCGGGGACAAAATGAAGCGGGCGGCGCTCCGAAGTGA
- a CDS encoding alpha/beta fold hydrolase, giving the protein MPSGQPPDASVVRIDGPWRHLDVHANGIRFHVVEADSPDASTTPATERSLVILLHGFGSFWWSWRHQLRGLTGARVVAVDLRGYGGSDKPPRGYDGWTLAGDTAGLVRALGHNEATLVGHADGGLVCWATAVLHPRAVRAIAVVSSPHPVALRASVLRRRDQRVALLPWLLRYQVPMWPERALTRRNAEELGHLVRSRAGAKWLASEDFSETIGHMRQAIRIPSAAHSALEYQRWAVRSQLRGEGRRFMRSMRRPINVPVLHLRGDADPYVLADSVYRTQQYAPHGRYVSLSGAGHFGHEEAPEAVNEQLSRFLSQVYGA; this is encoded by the coding sequence ATGCCCTCCGGGCAGCCGCCCGATGCGTCGGTGGTGCGCATCGACGGTCCATGGCGTCATCTTGATGTGCACGCCAACGGAATTCGATTCCATGTGGTCGAGGCCGACTCCCCGGACGCGTCGACGACACCCGCTACCGAACGCTCGCTGGTCATCCTGCTGCACGGCTTCGGCTCGTTCTGGTGGTCGTGGCGCCACCAGTTGCGCGGGCTGACCGGTGCCCGGGTGGTCGCCGTCGATCTGCGCGGCTACGGCGGCAGCGACAAGCCGCCCCGCGGCTACGACGGCTGGACGCTGGCCGGCGACACCGCCGGGTTGGTGCGGGCGCTCGGCCACAACGAGGCGACGCTGGTCGGCCACGCCGACGGCGGGCTGGTGTGCTGGGCGACCGCGGTACTGCACCCGCGGGCGGTCCGGGCGATCGCCGTGGTCAGCTCACCGCATCCGGTGGCCCTTCGGGCCTCCGTGCTCAGGCGGCGGGACCAGCGGGTGGCGCTGCTGCCGTGGCTGCTGCGCTATCAGGTGCCGATGTGGCCCGAGCGCGCGTTGACCCGCCGCAACGCCGAGGAGCTCGGACACCTGGTGCGCAGCCGAGCCGGCGCGAAATGGCTTGCCTCAGAGGACTTCAGCGAGACCATCGGGCACATGCGGCAGGCTATCCGGATTCCGTCGGCGGCACATTCGGCGCTGGAGTACCAGCGCTGGGCGGTGCGCAGCCAGCTGCGCGGTGAAGGGCGACGGTTCATGCGGTCGATGCGACGCCCAATCAACGTTCCCGTCCTGCACCTGCGGGGTGACGCCGACCCCTATGTGCTGGCCGACTCCGTGTACCGCACACAGCAGTACGCCCCGCACGGCCGATACGTATCTCTTTCCGGCGCAGGGCATTTCGGGCACGAGGAGGCGCCAGAGGCGGTCAACGAGCAACTGTCGCGCTTCCTGTCGCAGGTGTACGGCGCGTGA
- the ssd gene encoding septum site-determining protein Ssd, translating to MATAHGILALIDDPALRADVDRVCAAVGLQVVHASEPSSRKVWTGAAAVLLDVAGAHRCAQRALPRRARVVLVGRREPVAAEWEAAIAIGAQRVVALPGQDAELMAELADAADAVREDAARGAVVAVLAGRGGAGASVFAAALARTASQVTQASAAMLIDTDPWGGGIDLVLGSEADPGLRWPDLMLQGGRLTYTALRAALPHRHGVTVLSCARAGGDIDPAPLGSVIDAGSRGGVTVVCDVPRRSTTAAETALACADLVVVVVPADVRSCAASAALARWVTTVNPNAGLVVRGPAPGGLRPRQVAEIVALPVLAAMRPQPAVARVLERDGLRLRRQSPLAVAARRVLTVLRGHPVVEAA from the coding sequence ATGGCCACCGCCCACGGCATCCTCGCGCTGATCGACGACCCCGCACTACGCGCTGACGTCGACCGGGTCTGCGCGGCCGTCGGCCTGCAGGTGGTGCATGCATCCGAGCCGTCGAGCCGCAAGGTGTGGACAGGCGCGGCGGCCGTGCTGCTCGACGTCGCTGGTGCGCACCGCTGCGCCCAGCGGGCGCTGCCCCGGCGCGCCCGCGTCGTGCTGGTGGGCCGGCGTGAACCGGTCGCCGCCGAATGGGAAGCCGCGATCGCGATCGGCGCGCAACGGGTCGTCGCGCTGCCCGGGCAGGACGCCGAGTTGATGGCCGAGTTGGCCGATGCCGCCGACGCGGTCCGCGAGGATGCGGCGCGCGGAGCGGTGGTCGCGGTGCTTGCCGGGCGGGGCGGCGCGGGTGCTTCGGTGTTCGCTGCCGCACTCGCCCGCACAGCATCACAGGTCACTCAAGCCTCAGCAGCCATGCTCATCGACACGGACCCGTGGGGCGGCGGCATCGACTTGGTGTTGGGCAGCGAAGCCGACCCCGGGCTGCGCTGGCCGGACCTGATGCTGCAGGGCGGCAGGCTCACCTACACCGCGCTGCGCGCCGCGCTGCCACACCGCCACGGCGTGACGGTGCTGTCGTGCGCCCGCGCCGGCGGCGACATCGACCCGGCCCCGTTGGGTTCGGTGATCGACGCGGGCAGCCGCGGCGGGGTGACGGTGGTCTGCGATGTGCCGAGACGGTCGACGACGGCCGCCGAAACCGCGCTCGCCTGCGCCGATCTGGTCGTCGTCGTGGTTCCCGCCGACGTGCGCTCATGTGCTGCGTCGGCCGCGCTGGCGCGGTGGGTCACCACGGTCAACCCCAACGCGGGCCTGGTGGTACGCGGACCGGCGCCGGGTGGTCTGCGGCCGCGTCAGGTCGCCGAGATCGTCGCGTTGCCGGTGTTGGCCGCGATGCGTCCGCAGCCGGCGGTGGCGCGTGTCCTGGAACGGGATGGCCTGCGGCTGCGACGGCAGTCCCCGCTGGCCGTGGCGGCCAGGCGGGTGCTCACCGTGTTGCGCGGGCATCCGGTGGTGGAGGCGGCATGA
- a CDS encoding HAD-IB family hydrolase, which translates to MKTAAFFDLDKTVIAKSSTLAFSKPFFAQGLINRRAVLKSAYAQFLFLMSGADHDQMDRMRTYLTNMCAGWDVEQVKSIVGETLHEIVNPLVFAEAADLIADHKLCGRDVVIVSASGEEIVAPIARALGATHAMATRMVVEDGRYTGEIAFYCYGEGKVEAIRQLAAREGYALAHCYAYTDSITDLPMLETVGHPSVVNPDRALRKEAVARGWPVLTFSRPVSLRDRISAPSGAAVATTAAVGVSALAAGALTYSLLRRFAF; encoded by the coding sequence ATCAAAACCGCGGCGTTCTTCGACCTCGACAAAACGGTGATCGCGAAATCGAGCACATTGGCGTTCAGCAAACCCTTCTTCGCGCAAGGGCTAATTAATCGACGGGCAGTTTTGAAGTCTGCCTATGCCCAATTTCTGTTTCTGATGTCCGGTGCCGACCACGATCAGATGGACCGGATGCGCACCTACCTCACCAACATGTGCGCGGGCTGGGACGTCGAACAGGTTAAGTCCATTGTGGGCGAGACGCTGCACGAGATCGTCAACCCGTTGGTGTTCGCAGAGGCCGCCGACCTGATCGCCGATCACAAGTTGTGCGGCCGCGACGTCGTCATAGTGTCGGCCTCCGGTGAAGAAATCGTCGCGCCCATCGCTCGCGCGCTCGGCGCCACCCACGCGATGGCGACGCGGATGGTCGTCGAAGACGGCCGCTATACCGGCGAAATCGCGTTCTATTGCTACGGCGAGGGCAAAGTCGAGGCAATTCGCCAGCTTGCCGCCCGGGAGGGTTACGCGCTCGCGCACTGCTATGCCTACACCGACTCGATCACCGATCTGCCGATGCTCGAAACCGTCGGTCACCCCAGCGTGGTAAACCCGGATCGCGCACTGCGCAAAGAAGCTGTCGCGCGCGGTTGGCCGGTGCTGACCTTCTCCCGGCCGGTGTCTCTGCGCGACCGTATCTCCGCGCCGTCGGGCGCCGCGGTGGCCACCACCGCCGCGGTCGGGGTGAGCGCGTTGGCGGCCGGCGCGCTGACCTATTCGTTGCTTCGGCGTTTCGCGTTCTGA
- a CDS encoding type II secretion system F family protein, translated as MSGAALALALALLVAPAPTRRIRLRPHAPISPAWLRAVALSCPAVIALGLAVIAPPGIVVAAAAVAATVEVRRRRRFRNRRGATEAVALQSALDVLVGELRVGAHPAAAFGTAAKEVDGDVAASLRTVAARAGMGADVAAGLRSVAGQSALSAHWERLALCWQLAQTHGLAIATLMQAAQRDIVERERFSAQVTAAMAGARTTAAVLAGLPVLGIGLGQSIGAEPMGFLCSGGAGQWVLAVGVALACTGVAWSDRITDGVLK; from the coding sequence ATGAGCGGCGCGGCACTTGCGCTCGCGCTCGCGCTGTTGGTCGCACCCGCACCGACCCGTCGCATCCGGCTGCGCCCCCACGCGCCCATCTCCCCGGCGTGGCTGCGTGCCGTGGCGCTGTCGTGCCCGGCGGTGATCGCGTTGGGGTTGGCGGTCATCGCGCCGCCCGGCATCGTGGTGGCCGCCGCCGCCGTCGCCGCCACCGTGGAAGTCCGTCGGCGCCGCCGGTTCCGGAACCGGCGCGGCGCAACAGAAGCCGTTGCGCTGCAAAGCGCATTGGACGTCCTCGTCGGTGAGCTGCGCGTCGGTGCGCATCCGGCCGCCGCTTTCGGCACCGCCGCCAAAGAGGTCGACGGTGACGTTGCGGCGTCGCTGCGCACGGTCGCTGCCCGAGCCGGGATGGGCGCCGACGTCGCCGCAGGTTTGCGCAGCGTCGCTGGGCAGTCGGCGCTGTCCGCGCACTGGGAACGCCTCGCGCTGTGTTGGCAGCTGGCGCAGACGCATGGCCTCGCGATCGCGACGCTGATGCAGGCCGCGCAGCGAGACATCGTTGAGCGGGAACGCTTTTCGGCCCAGGTCACCGCGGCCATGGCGGGTGCGCGCACGACGGCGGCAGTGCTGGCGGGCCTGCCGGTGCTCGGCATCGGCCTCGGCCAGTCGATCGGTGCCGAGCCGATGGGCTTTCTGTGCTCCGGCGGGGCGGGTCAGTGGGTGTTGGCGGTCGGGGTCGCGCTCGCGTGTACCGGTGTGGCGTGGTCGGACCGGATCACCGACGGGGTCCTCAAATGA
- a CDS encoding TadA family conjugal transfer-associated ATPase: MSASLIDRVRERLAAEAVSSVPLRPNVVADAIRAESGGLLGDSEVLRGLRAVQTELTGAGVLEPLLCAEGTTDVLVTAPDAVWVDDGAGLRRSTVRFTDEPAVRRLAQRLALAAGRRLDEAQPWVDGQLSGLGTGEFTVRLHAVLPPVAVGGTHLSLRVLRPATQNLAALAKAGAIEPAAAALLDDIIHARLAMLISGGTGAGKTTLLAGVLGSVPADERIVCVEDAAELAPAHPHLVKLVARCPNVEGVGEVTVRQLVKQALRMRPDRIVVGEVRGAEVVDLLAALNTGHDGGAGTVHANSPAEVPARLEALAAVGGLDRAALHSQLAAAVQVLVHVSRDRAGRRRLTEIAVLQRGPDDKVHAVAAWHADTGSGPGAAHLRSLIDERRRA, from the coding sequence ATGAGCGCGTCGCTGATCGACCGGGTCCGTGAGCGGCTGGCCGCCGAGGCCGTGTCGTCGGTGCCGTTGCGCCCGAACGTCGTCGCCGACGCGATCCGCGCCGAATCAGGTGGCCTGCTCGGCGACAGCGAGGTGCTGCGCGGGTTGCGGGCCGTGCAGACCGAACTCACCGGTGCCGGTGTGTTGGAGCCGCTGCTGTGCGCCGAGGGCACCACCGATGTCTTGGTGACCGCGCCCGACGCCGTGTGGGTGGACGACGGCGCCGGGTTGCGCCGCAGCACAGTTAGATTCACCGACGAGCCGGCGGTGCGCCGGCTGGCCCAACGGCTGGCGTTGGCGGCGGGCCGACGACTCGACGAGGCCCAACCGTGGGTGGACGGTCAGCTCAGCGGTTTGGGCACCGGGGAGTTCACCGTGCGATTGCACGCGGTGTTGCCGCCGGTCGCGGTCGGCGGCACCCACCTTTCGCTGCGCGTACTACGGCCTGCCACCCAGAACCTCGCGGCGCTCGCGAAGGCGGGTGCCATCGAACCCGCAGCCGCGGCGCTGCTCGACGACATCATCCACGCGCGCCTGGCGATGTTGATCTCGGGTGGCACCGGCGCCGGAAAGACGACGTTGTTGGCGGGGGTGCTGGGTTCGGTGCCTGCCGATGAACGGATCGTCTGTGTGGAGGACGCCGCCGAACTCGCCCCCGCCCATCCGCATCTGGTCAAGCTGGTGGCCCGCTGCCCGAATGTCGAAGGTGTCGGCGAGGTGACGGTGCGTCAGTTGGTGAAGCAGGCGTTACGGATGCGACCCGACCGCATCGTGGTCGGCGAGGTCCGCGGCGCCGAAGTGGTCGACCTGCTCGCGGCGCTCAACACCGGTCACGACGGCGGCGCCGGCACCGTCCACGCCAACAGTCCCGCGGAGGTTCCGGCGCGGCTGGAGGCCCTGGCCGCCGTCGGCGGGCTCGACCGCGCCGCGCTGCACAGCCAACTTGCCGCCGCGGTTCAGGTCCTCGTGCACGTCAGCCGCGACCGCGCGGGGCGCCGAAGGCTGACCGAGATCGCGGTGCTCCAACGCGGGCCCGACGACAAGGTGCACGCCGTGGCGGCCTGGCACGCCGACACCGGATCCGGCCCCGGCGCAGCGCATCTGCGGAGCCTGATCGACGAGCGGCGACGGGCATGA
- the acs gene encoding acetate--CoA ligase — translation MSETQTEAPAVYPPAKEFVAQANATEELYREAEQDRLAFWGRQAERLAWDTPFTEVLDWSDAPFAKWFVGGKLNVAYNCVDRHVEAGHGDRVAIFWEGEPEGDSRAITYAELQEQVCKAANALTDLGLATGDRVAIYMPMIPEALVAMLACARLGVLHSVVFAGFSASALAARIGDAEAKVVITSDGQYRRGQAVSLKEGADQAVADQPSVQHVLVVRRCGLDVPWTEGRDVWWHDVVDGASSEHTPEAFDSEHPLFLLYTSGTTGKPKGIIHTTGGFLTQAAYTHYYVFDSKPDTDVYWCTADIGWVTGHSYIVFGPLANGATQVVYEGTPNSPNEHRHFQIIEKYGVTVYYTAPTLIRTFMKWGREIPDAHDLSSLRLLGSVGEPINPEAWRWYRKVIGADRTPVVDTWWQTETGGIMIAPLPGVTAAKPGAAMAPLPGICAQIVDEDGQRIPPSPPDSEPVTGYLVLDQPWPAMLRGIWKDPERFKDTYWKRFESQGWYFAGDGARYDADGDFWVLGRIDDVMNVSGHRISTAEVESALVGHQNVAEAAVVGASDAQTGQAICAFVILEAHAKSSSDEMVDVLREQVAKEIGKIARPREIHVVPELPKTRSGKIMRRLLRDVAEGRELGDTSTLVDPSVFENIRTSK, via the coding sequence ATGTCCGAGACGCAAACCGAAGCCCCCGCTGTCTATCCGCCCGCCAAGGAATTCGTCGCACAGGCCAACGCGACCGAGGAGCTGTACCGCGAGGCCGAGCAGGATCGACTGGCGTTCTGGGGCCGGCAGGCCGAGCGGTTGGCCTGGGACACCCCGTTCACCGAGGTGCTGGACTGGTCGGACGCCCCGTTCGCGAAGTGGTTCGTCGGCGGCAAGCTCAACGTCGCCTACAACTGCGTCGACCGCCACGTCGAGGCCGGCCACGGCGACCGGGTGGCGATCTTCTGGGAGGGCGAACCGGAGGGCGACAGCCGCGCCATCACCTATGCCGAGTTGCAGGAGCAGGTGTGCAAGGCGGCCAACGCGCTGACCGATCTGGGCCTGGCCACCGGCGACCGGGTGGCGATCTACATGCCGATGATCCCCGAGGCCCTCGTCGCGATGTTGGCGTGCGCCCGGCTCGGTGTGCTGCATTCGGTCGTGTTCGCCGGCTTCTCGGCGTCGGCGCTGGCCGCCCGCATCGGGGACGCCGAAGCCAAGGTGGTGATCACCTCGGACGGGCAGTACCGGCGCGGCCAGGCGGTGTCGCTGAAGGAGGGCGCCGATCAGGCGGTGGCCGATCAGCCGTCGGTTCAGCATGTGCTGGTGGTGCGCCGCTGCGGGCTGGACGTGCCGTGGACCGAGGGCCGCGACGTGTGGTGGCACGACGTCGTCGACGGCGCCTCATCCGAGCACACCCCGGAGGCGTTCGACTCCGAGCACCCGCTGTTCCTGCTCTACACGTCGGGCACCACCGGCAAACCCAAGGGCATCATCCACACCACCGGCGGCTTTCTCACCCAGGCGGCCTACACCCACTACTACGTGTTCGATTCCAAACCCGACACCGACGTGTACTGGTGCACCGCCGACATCGGCTGGGTCACCGGGCACAGCTATATCGTGTTCGGGCCGTTGGCCAACGGCGCCACCCAGGTGGTCTACGAAGGCACCCCGAATTCACCCAACGAGCATCGCCACTTCCAGATCATCGAAAAGTACGGTGTCACCGTCTATTACACCGCCCCCACGTTGATACGCACGTTCATGAAGTGGGGTCGGGAGATCCCCGACGCCCACGATCTGTCCAGCCTGCGGCTGCTGGGCTCGGTCGGCGAGCCGATCAACCCCGAGGCGTGGCGGTGGTACCGCAAGGTGATCGGTGCCGACCGGACCCCGGTGGTCGACACCTGGTGGCAGACCGAGACCGGGGGCATCATGATCGCCCCGCTGCCCGGGGTGACGGCGGCCAAGCCCGGCGCGGCGATGGCGCCGCTGCCGGGGATCTGCGCACAGATCGTCGACGAGGACGGCCAACGCATCCCGCCCAGCCCGCCCGACAGCGAACCGGTCACCGGGTACCTGGTGCTCGACCAGCCATGGCCGGCGATGCTGCGCGGCATCTGGAAGGACCCGGAGCGGTTCAAGGACACCTACTGGAAGCGGTTCGAAAGCCAGGGCTGGTACTTCGCCGGTGACGGCGCACGCTACGACGCGGACGGTGACTTCTGGGTGCTGGGCCGCATCGACGACGTGATGAACGTGTCCGGACACCGCATTTCGACCGCGGAGGTGGAGTCCGCGCTCGTCGGTCACCAAAACGTCGCCGAGGCGGCGGTGGTCGGGGCCAGCGATGCCCAGACCGGGCAGGCGATCTGCGCGTTCGTCATCCTGGAGGCGCACGCGAAATCCAGCAGCGACGAGATGGTCGACGTGCTGCGTGAGCAGGTCGCCAAGGAAATCGGAAAGATCGCGCGGCCCCGCGAAATCCACGTCGTACCCGAGCTGCCCAAGACCCGCAGCGGCAAGATCATGCGCCGGCTGCTGCGCGACGTCGCCGAGGGACGCGAACTCGGCGACACCTCAACCCTGGTGGACCCCAGCGTGTTCGAGAACATCCGGACCAGCAAGTAA
- a CDS encoding NUDIX hydrolase, producing MSWVSEESPLAPGAAPSWLKPLLDNTDQVKRAYRRRVPPEILAAMGVDTTPGAGRDAAVLVLFSGPPQAHADEPPRDVDLLVTVRAATLRHHAGQAAFPGGAADPGDLTPVHTALREANEETGIDTGRLHPLATLERLFIPPSGFHVVPVLAYSPDPGPVTVVDQAETAVVARVPLRAFVNPENRIMVYRKENTRRYAGPAFLLNEMLVWGFTGQVISAMLDVAGWARPWNTDDVRELDEAMALVGHDAGYGETQP from the coding sequence GTGAGCTGGGTCAGCGAGGAGAGTCCGCTGGCCCCTGGTGCCGCGCCGTCCTGGCTCAAGCCGCTGCTCGACAACACCGACCAGGTCAAACGGGCCTATCGCCGCCGGGTGCCGCCCGAGATCCTGGCCGCGATGGGGGTGGACACGACCCCCGGCGCGGGCCGGGACGCCGCCGTGTTGGTGCTGTTCTCCGGCCCGCCGCAAGCGCATGCCGACGAGCCACCCCGGGACGTCGACCTGTTGGTCACCGTCCGCGCCGCCACATTGCGCCACCACGCCGGTCAGGCCGCGTTTCCCGGCGGAGCGGCCGACCCCGGTGACCTGACCCCGGTGCACACCGCGCTGCGCGAAGCCAACGAGGAGACCGGGATCGACACCGGGCGGCTGCATCCGCTGGCCACGCTGGAACGGTTGTTCATCCCGCCGTCGGGCTTCCACGTCGTACCGGTGCTGGCCTACTCCCCGGACCCGGGCCCGGTCACCGTCGTCGACCAAGCCGAGACCGCCGTCGTGGCGCGGGTACCGCTGCGCGCGTTCGTCAACCCCGAGAACCGAATCATGGTGTATCGCAAGGAGAACACCCGTCGATACGCCGGCCCGGCGTTCCTGCTCAACGAGATGCTGGTGTGGGGGTTCACCGGCCAGGTGATCTCGGCGATGCTCGACGTCGCGGGCTGGGCGCGGCCGTGGAACACCGACGACGTACGCGAACTCGACGAGGCAATGGCGCTCGTTGGGCACGACGCCGGTTACGGTGAAACACAACCATGA
- a CDS encoding S1 family peptidase produces the protein MTALAGLAALGGLAPVANAADPVALGGGSGLVVNGETLCTLTAIGHDNRGDLVGFTSAHCGGPGAQVAAEGAPDAGVVGAMVAGNDKLDYAVIQFDPAKVRPVNNVNGFQIDGLGPDPVVGDVACKLGRTTGYSCGVTWGPGTEPGTIVNQVCGQPGDSGAPVTVNNRLVGMIHGAFSETLPTCIIKYIPLHTPAVTMSFNTQLADITAKNRPGTGFVPIGAS, from the coding sequence ATGACCGCCCTTGCCGGGCTGGCGGCTCTGGGCGGGTTGGCGCCGGTCGCCAACGCCGCCGACCCGGTGGCCCTGGGCGGCGGGTCGGGGCTGGTCGTCAACGGCGAGACGTTGTGCACGCTGACCGCGATCGGCCATGACAACCGGGGCGACCTGGTCGGCTTCACCTCGGCCCACTGCGGCGGGCCAGGTGCGCAGGTGGCCGCCGAAGGAGCCCCGGACGCGGGTGTGGTGGGCGCCATGGTCGCGGGCAACGACAAACTGGACTACGCGGTGATCCAGTTCGACCCGGCCAAGGTGCGACCGGTCAACAACGTCAACGGGTTTCAGATCGACGGGCTGGGTCCGGACCCGGTCGTCGGCGACGTCGCCTGCAAGCTGGGCCGCACCACCGGCTACTCGTGCGGGGTGACGTGGGGTCCGGGCACCGAACCGGGCACCATCGTCAACCAGGTGTGCGGTCAGCCGGGTGACTCCGGTGCACCCGTCACCGTCAACAACCGGCTTGTCGGCATGATCCACGGTGCGTTCTCCGAGACGCTGCCCACCTGCATCATCAAGTACATCCCGCTGCACACGCCCGCGGTGACGATGTCGTTCAACACCCAGCTGGCCGACATCACCGCGAAGAACCGGCCGGGAACGGGTTTCGTCCCGATCGGGGCTTCGTGA